A genomic segment from Aegilops tauschii subsp. strangulata cultivar AL8/78 chromosome 1, Aet v6.0, whole genome shotgun sequence encodes:
- the LOC109732816 gene encoding uncharacterized protein translates to MMHFALRGTAAAGRRKAAHARSASHPCHCQCHPVHTRLDAGVRALRAWSASATDGTSGLAHVEAVLAVLGEFLALPQAAAALRHDASACDRFLTLADAYGSFEQALLALKQSVAQLRAGVRLGDGVMVAASLRARRRAEKELFGLAAAMRHASRHTMLAPVHAADGEVTGVVAEAAAATASASEAIFLWCATMSPDVSAVVETVRSNAWLARLLVVHVAKKAVSLPETAAALERLEERIGELESGSEKVFSSLLQTRVSLLNIHNTL, encoded by the coding sequence ATGATGCACTTCGCTCTCAGAGGCACcgcggccgcggggaggaggaagGCCGCGCACGCCCGGTCGGCGAGCCATCCGTGCCACTGCCAGTGCCACCCCGTCCACACGCGCCTCGACGCCGGCGTCCGCGCGCTCAGGGCGTGGTCGGCCTCCGCCACGGACGGGACTTCGGGGCTCGCGCACGTGGAGGCCGTCCTGGCCGTGCTCGGCGAGTTCCTCGCGCTGCCGCAGGCCGCGGCGGCCCTCCGCCACGACGCGTCCGCCTGCGATCGGTTCCTCACGCTCGCCGACGCGTACGGCTCGTTCGAGCAGGCGCTGCTCGCGCTCAAGCAGAGCGTCGCGCAGTTGCGGGCGGGCGTCCGGCTCGGGGACGGCGTGATGGTCGCCGCGTCGCTCCGGGCACGCAGGCGCGCAGAGAAGGAGCTGTTCGGCCTCGCCGCGGCGATGCGGCACGCCTCGAGGCACACCATGCTGGCGCCGGTGCATGCCGCGGACGGTGAGGTCACCGGCGtggtggcggaggcggcggcggccacgGCGTCGGCGTCGGAGGCCATCTTCCTGTGGTGTGCGACAATGTCCCCGGACGTATCGGCAGTGGTCGAGACGGTGCGCTCGAACGCGTGGCTGGCGAGGCTGCTGGTCGTGCATGTGGCCAAGAAGGCGGTGTCACTGCCAGAGACGGCGGCAGCATTGGAGAGGCTTGAGGAACGCATTGGCGAGCTCGAGAGTGGGAGCGAGAAGGTGTTTAGTAGTCTGCTTCAGACTAGAGTTTCACTCCTGAACATCCATAATACCTTGTAG